The Oncorhynchus kisutch isolate 150728-3 linkage group LG8, Okis_V2, whole genome shotgun sequence DNA segment ATGCACAGATGATCATCACTGCTCTTtggcaaaaacatttttattttgtcaCTTAGCAGGTGGTTCTGGCCCATTTAGACTAGCTCATGTGTGATGATTGTCTATTACTGTATCTTGACAGAGGGCGGTGCCAGTGGTCAAAGCATGGAAGAGCGGAAGAGGACAGTGGCTCAACTGGAGTCAGTTTTCAGAGCCACTAATTACCATTACCACATAGTCCACCTGGAGCAGGTGAGctgccaattttttttttttgtacttcTGTCTAGGATGTGAGACTGAGCTTTGATCATTGGAATTAAATATGTACCGGAATTAAATATGTacagtaccttcggaaagtattcagaccccttgacgttttccacattttgttacgttagagccttattcaaaaatgtgtaattttttttatttttaactcagcaatctacacacaatatcccataatgacaaagcaaaaactggtttttagatatttttgcaaatgtaaaaaaacgggtactttatttacataatcgaggccgtcattgtaaataagaatttaactgacttgccaggttaaataatggtaaaataaaaaaagatgaacggagcaaagtacagagagatccttgatgaaatcctgctcaggacctcagactagggagaaggttcaccttccaacagaacaatgaccctaagcgcacagccaagacaacacaggagtggtttcgggacaagtctctgaatgtccttaggtggccgagccagagcccagacttgaaccctatctaacatctctggagagacttgaaaatagctgtgtagcgactctccccatccaacctgacagagcttgagaggatctgcagagaagaatgggagaaactccccaaatacaggtgtgccaagcttgtagcatcatacccaagaagactctgctgtaaatcactgccaaaggtgcttaaagtactgagtaaagggtctgaatacttatgtaaatgtaatatttcagttttttaaaatatatatatatatatacatttgcatatatatatatataccactgATTTAGAACATATGGTTGCACCATCACGTCTTATTGTCTTTCACTTCCCATGGTGTTTCAGGTACTCAGTCTCCCCAGCTCCGTGCTAGAGGCAGGATCCTCGGCAACGGGAAAACCTCCGACTGGGTCGAGTTATAAAGCTGCTGTGGACCACTTCATCCCGACCAGGAAGAACCAGAACCAGCACCCAGACCTCTCTGTGGAGAATGCCCAGAGTCACCTGTCCAATCTGAGCATGCAGGAGGTCCAGAATGGAGTAACCAGCCCCATCACCCCTGAACACACCCAAGCCCTTAAGAGACTGTTTGCCTCTGTGAGGACACCGACAGCCAAAGAGGATTTGCTACATACACTGAGGTGAGAGATTAGACAGTATCTCTGAGACATGCCATTTACACATCCAAGCATATGGGGGATGAACATGTATGAAATGCTTCTGAAGGTCTAGTTTGTGTAAAGGCCATTTCTGACAGGTGTAATGTGTGCCTTTGTCCAGGCAGCACCTGATTCTCCACACAGCGAGGACGCAGGGCTACACCAAGGTGATGATGGGGGACAGCTGCTCTCGCCTGGCCATCAAACTGCTCAGCAACATCTCTCTGGGGCGAGGGGCATCGCTGGCAACGGACACGGTGAGGGGGAAAAAGACCTCCCCTCTTTCAGCTGTAAAATAGTGAACATGATGTTTATGCCCCTCCGTTGCAATATTTAAAGTACCGTTCGAAAGCATCAACGTAGCATTACCCCACGTAGGCATACATTGTGTATTGAGCTCTGGCAGCAGCAGCTGTGTCATTTTGAAATGTTGCTATGTTCACAGGGCTTCTCAGATCCTCGCCACGGAGACGTGGTCATTGTCAGACCCATGAGGGACTACTCCTCTAAAGAAATAGCCTATTACAACAGAATGTTTGACATCCCCTCGGTCTTCATCCCTGGCCTGGACTCTAAGGTGAGAGTCGGCTGTGTTCTGATTACTACCATTGTTATCCAGGGTGGCACTGTGTGCCCAGCCAGTATTCTTCTCAAGAGTATTTTAAGAGTTTTCCTCACTGCCTCTTCCAGGCACAAGACAAGGCCAGCATCCAGCGCTTGACAGAGAGCTTTGTCACCAAACTCCAGACGGACTTCCCCTCTACTGTCAGCACAATCTACAGGTGAGGATGGGTAGCACAAGAAGGCACACTAGGAACCAGTTGTAAGAGCGACTTCTATATGGTGCAGTATTTGTAAAGAAAATAGTGGTTGTGTAGGGTTAAAGTAGATTTTTGGGGGTCTTTTAAAGAACCCCACCATTGATTGTTGTTATTAGTTTGCTTACGTGCCATTGTACTTAATGCTCACTGTATAGCTGAATATTGAGGCCTTGGTCTGTGTCTCTGCCAAAACCCACAGCCCGGCGTCtgtgagagaagggaccgagggggatagcgagacacagagagacagcgtcTGTTTTTCTCTGAAACAAGGGTAGATTTGCATACTGCTGAGACAGGTTCTCAGAAACCTTGTGTTGAGAATAACTTGTTCTTTGAGCTGCACATTCAGGTTTTGACATAGGAGATCCTTTTGTTCGGGGCAGAACTCAGGAGAGACACCAGTTGTATGTTTGCTCTTTGACTTCTGTCTACAGCTGTATTTTGATCAAAATTGTTATGATTTATAAGTGCACGTTTTGCGTGTTCCTTATTTGTTAAGTAAATAACAGAGACCAGAAAAGTGGAACCAACAGTTGAAAGGGGATTTTGTTAAAAGAAGGATACTATATCAATCTTAAGTGAGCCTGTTATGTATCTAGACCCGTGTGAAGAAAGCTGTTGATAATGTTTGAGGATTTTGGTATTGAACACCTGTGATGGTTGTCCTCCAGGACCAGTGAGAAGCTCCACACAGCATGTCCCCCTCAGAACACCAACACACAACTCTCTGCTAAGTGCctactgtgtgtctgtgccttGGACACTAAACTAGGTGAGTCACACTGCCAATGTACTAAGATGGCATCACATCACGGAAATGTACTGTACTCACTAAATAAAAAGACATGCCATTTTGTACTGAAACGAGttgtatttttcatttaaattGTAATACCCTAATCATGTAAATATCTCTTATCTCTAcctatccccccctctctgcctccccctgtaCTGTAGAGGAGTTCTCTGCCTACCAGGCCACACTGATCTCAGAGCAGCTGTCTCAGAGGCGGGGCCCAGGCCCTGAGTTCACCCCTGGTACAACAGCAGCTCCAGGGTCGCCTCCAGCCTCCTCGGCAGGCCAGGGACACTCCTCTGGAGGGGGCCAGAGTCAGGGGTGTGAGACTGGAGATGGGGGCTGCTGCTCCTCTGCTAAGTCAGTAGGCATTCATGTCTCCTGTCCCCAATGTATACGTCTCCAATGTTTGCGTTACTGTACAGCTGGattatgtacactgagtgtacaaaacaataacaccttcctaatattgtgttgcacccctccccccttttccctcagaacagcctcacttcgtcgggggcatggactctacaaggtgtcgaaagcgttccacagggatgctggcccatgttgactccaatgcttcccacagttgtcaagttgcctggatgtcctttgggtggtggaccattcttgatccaCACGGGGAACTGTTCAGTTAGAACCCAGCAAcggtgcagttcttgacaccgttgcgcctggcacctactaccatatcccgttcaaaggcactgaaatcTAGTCGTGCCCATTCggcctttgaatggcacacatacacaacacatgtctaaattgtctcaaggcttaaaaatccttctttaactggtctcctccccttcatctccactgattgaagtggatttaacaagtgacaccaTTAAGGGATCGTAGATTTCACctgctcagtcagtcagtcatggaaagagcaggtgttgttCTTTTGAACACTCTGTGTATATTCACGTTTTTACATTTTAGGGTGAAGTGCCAAGCAACAGCTTGTACAATAAGAGGCTGTGTTTAATTTGGGATGTTGATCTTATTGAATGAATAGAATACTGTGTGTGTTCTTTCAGGGAGCCAGAGACAGTGGATCTTAAAAGCCTGTTGTGTTACAGTTGTAGACTGACCATCAAAGACATGGTAAGGGAAAGGACATCCATCACTTCACATTACTCCTAAACATGACCAAGATCATCTTTACAAAGACTACAGCAGGACAATGTGAACCATGGCCTTTCTCTGTTCTACAGACTGCATTAGATGCCCTTCCCCAGTACATACTGTCAGAGGCTGAGAGGAGAAGGTGAGATTAAAACTACATTCTTTACTCAAAAACAAGAAAAACTTGTGAAATAGCTATTTTTGTCTGCATAGAATATTGAGTTATTACCAGTAGAATTGCACATCCTTCTATTTACCTTGTTACTTCTCTTTATGGACTTGTCTAGGTctcagatgagggaggagatcAGTGAGTTCCTGCtagatgaggaagaggatgaagcCATCCCGAGGGTCAATGGGTCATAGTGACTGGACACTGTCCATCGGCACTGCAGTGACACTGTTCCCTTGGCAACTCTACAGCCAAGGCTGTTTGTCACAATATAAACTAATACCAATTGCTTTTCTTATTTATTTTCAGTCCGTTTATTAATTATTTGTCTATAAGACAACTATAGACAGTTTAAATCAATCTTAACTGCACCCAAAATGATTTGTACAAGGCACTGCTTGGTGGTGAATCTAACATTGATTCAGGTCTAACTAATGAATTGAATATATGATGCTGAAACAATTTGTTTTTCCATGTCAGGAATGAGAAGGATCatttatttgtacagatgaacaataTTTTCATTGGTTTAGGAGCTGAATCACATTATATTGAAAATAGAAATGATTATTCTTCCACAACAGAGATCCTATAGCAACAACCTGCATGGTTCTACATTAGAACTCCCATCAGCATCACACAGGTTCTCTGAAAATGAGAGCAAACATATGGCAATAAAGTAAAACACATGTTTATTAAAGTTAGGAAAGGTTTTGGTTTTACGTTTTTGCATATAGATTTATGCATATTGGCAACTACTCAAGCAATGGTTGAACCATATTGTAACAATTCAGAAAAAAAGATTTAAGGCACAATGGTAGATGTGTTTCCTGTATAGAGTCACAATTTGTCGAACTACTCTAGCACAACATTTTCTAGAAATGGGGCTAATGTTGCCTTATGCGTTAGTCCAGCATGGAGACATTTTGTATGCTTCAGTCTTTACTCTGTACAGTGTCGCTATACTCTCATTTAACCACAATATATTTTACACTTGTAAAAAAATGTAAGATTCAAGTCTTGCCATCAATAAGCCTGTAACTTGTTGCAATGTACAAAGTTAGCTTTCCTCCCAACTGAAGTGTTTCAATTTGTAAACAGTTTGAGTAAGACTCAGAGATTTGGCTGCATATGATCTAATAGTGTTTTGATTGGATACAAACACCCTACTTTGGGTCCTTTTTCTCTCAAATTGGCCCCTTTGGCGCTGCATTAGTCCACACTGTGCTGGTCAGCGTAGTGAGGATCCAGCCTCTGACCTGTCTGGTGGCCTGGCTCTTCATTAAGGGGTAGTGTCTGTAGGTCGAGCCGGCCATCACACCTCATTCAGAAGCCGATCTTTCTGTTGGAACACAGGCAATAAGACAAGAGGAGCCTGGGTTTTGTCTGTGGGCAAAGTGCAAAGCATCTAACCTGCCCTTCTGATTGGAGAGGCCTAGCCAACCCTTCCATAACCAGGGGACAGGCACTGGAACAGACCCTCGGACGTCACACAGCCTCTGGCTCACTGTCTTCTCAGTACAGCCCACCAGCAGAGGCAAATAGCACTCTTTAGTGTACAGAAACAGACAAAACGTCCCTTTCCCCCTGGTTAAGAGAAGGGGTTAGTGCACAGTGAAACTAGACCCACTGGAGCTAGCATTGGGTCTTTTAGAAGAAGACCAGGTAGAGGCACCCCTGTGTGTGAGACAGCCCCAACCAGGGGTGCTCTGGATGGGACAGGACAGCTGGGGAGGAGGGGGGCTAGCGATTGTCACTTGATAGCTTGTCTCTTGTCCACTTAATCATAGTCTCTGGTGAGCGGTAGAGGAAGATGAGTTTGGAGTAGAGCTCCTCTTCCAGCTctagctctcctgtctccctgaCCAGGAAGATGTCTGTGCACAGCTTGAGGATACGGTTAACACAGGGCAGCTCCTCAAACATAATGGAGTGCGAGATCTCACTGAAGAAGCCCCTCACAAACTTCCCGATCACCAGCACCACAGACACGTACAGACCCATGATCCTGCAACAGAGAACAAGTGTAGACTGAGCATAATTGAACATAGACCTCTCTTCTATTCAAAATACAGTAATTTCCCACTCAATAGTTTGAATGTAAATCTAGTGTATTAGATTAGCTGGACTTGGCTACCATTGAGAAGACCGGTAGGCACAGATCCTTACCCATATCCTGCCAGGAAACCTAGGCTGGGGGGGCTGACTTTGTCGTTGAAGATGACCATGGGCAGGACGCCGCAGGCCCCTGTGGACGGAGGACAGTCGGCGATGCTGATGTCCCACCACTCCTGGGCCCCACGGGTGCTGTTCAGAGAGCGGTCCCTCATCAGAGACAGTGTTACATCCTGGTAGCCCTCCTCGTCACCTGCAACATAACATGGTGTcagagagacagtaacacagaCTGACTGCCTATGTTTCAGCTTTGAGCTTCCTTATAGACAGGTTGGTTGTCTAGCAACATAACCGATGCgtgcgcaactatggggcaaaacagacggagttggcttagattgttgacaccATGTCAACTATATATATCgcctccaatgtttattgaataAAGAAAGAAAGCTGAACAATGAGCACTTGTCTGTCAAATAAGTCGTCACAGCTAGCAAAGTTTTGCCATATTAGTTGACATCAGACAAAACatgacatggtatcaagaacaataTCAAACAAGCTGAAACGAGCCACTTACGATTCACCAcagggcagtttcttgtcattgttgctaggtatctggccatccagaaccacAACACACTGCCTTCTGCCCCTTTGAAGCGTGTGCATCGTTTTCatgacgttgtcagctaacccgtCTATATTTCAAGTACTGTATGGCAAGAAGGATGTTTATACATAAAAGCCGCTCTGACCTTCATACAGCTGGTCGACTGGTTTGGCCTCGGCTCCGTTCGGTGCTCGGATATAGTTGGGGAACATGTGAGGCACACGTCTGATAAAAAAACAGTACAGATCACGTCAAACATAATTCAGGACAGGAtttcaaacaacagaaatgtaAATACTACATTTGACTTTGAAAAGAGAGCAGAACATACACAGGGTCTGTGCGGTTCCCCACTAGCAGTGAAGCCAGGTCTGCTCTGACCGGGTTGCCTGGATCCAGATCGATGGAGTACTTGTCAGATGTGTGCTCCACAGTGCCGCCCTTGCCAAGGTCCctgaagaaagagacagacaaaaaTATCTGAAATATAGAAAACCACAGGGCAACTACTTAaaaccacacacaaacaggtGCATACACATACAGgtgcacacacacccatgcacacacacaccacacccagctGACCTCTGGAAGGTCCAGGCCAGGCGTAGGGTCATGTCCACAGGGCTGCCCAGCAGCTCCTTGACCACCTCCTGTCGACTGGGTGGGCTGATCCTCCACACTGACCCCGAGCTGCCCTCGATCTTAGCTGTCACTATGTCCTCATAGCTGTAGAGGGTGATGAACTGCATAGCCCTCTGcaggggacacacacagacagtcagaagTTACAACTGCCTACCGCGGAGGAAAATAGAGAGCAGCAGAGCTCAAGTCCATGTTTGCAGTATTCATCATCCAACAGGGATCACTTACTCACAGTCACACAGTTGTACACAATTTGTTTAATTATACTCTAAAACAGGGCGCCCGAGGGAAGGAAATTAGTTGAGCTCTTTACAGTAGAGTTGGAGGTATTGTTACGTACAGCATTGTCATAGAAGTTGGTGGTGAGTTTGTTGTAGTCCTCCTCAGTGAAGGACTGAATGGACTGCTGCTGGACACTCATGGTGAACAAGGGCTGTGGAGAGGGACAACGGTTCACGTTTCAGTACAACAAATCTAACATGAGCACATATCAAATGTCTCTTCCATAGATTCTCCATTGCTTGCTTTTTAGTGCTGGACTAGACTTGCTGTTGAACATGGCCATGGGCAGTATGGGTCCAGTGCCCTTAAGAGTGTAAACTGTGCTCACTATAATTCCCCCCAGTAATTACCTCATATCCTCCTAGCTTGACGGTCACTGTGACATCCACAGGGTGATTGACCACGCCCACAACCGATCTGACCAATGAGATGAAGAGCAGCGGGAACCAGATGATGCAGATGAGGAAGAAGATGATGAGTCCTCCCATCCCATACTTCactatcttcttcttcttctggccTTTGGGCTGAGGGTATTTCTGCGGATGAAGAGGAACCAGCTGTAAGAACCGCTGGCCTAATCACATACTACAACAGACGGCAAGGGATTTTATCAACTGCATTTGTAACCTAGAGGTCTTTGTACCTTCTCTGTCTCACGGCTGCACTTGATGATGAAGATGTTGGCGTAGATGTCTTCCACACACATCCAGttggagagggacagagtggtGTCAGTCCACACCCAGTCCATCACTGCCCGGAGCTCCACCAGGAAAGGCACCAAGCGGaacctgagacagacagacagacaatatcaCCCTGTACCAATACCCAACCTCAtccatcacctccctgaacaGGGAGACTCCCTGACACAAACATATTATATGGTGTGGCAGAGTAGGAGATTATGAATGGACAGACTCACCCTTGGAAGAGGAAGAGGTTGAGGTGATTGAACTTCTTAGTGAGGAAGTTGCCCAGGATCCGGGTGGGGTAGCCACAGCGGATCTGATAGGCCGACAGGGCAAAGTAGATACACTTGAAGAAGTACCAGAGCTGAGCCACCGAGTTTTGACTGAACATcctgagaggacagagggagacaccTCAGTACACACCTCAGTACACACCTCAGTACACACCTCAGTACACACCTCAGAGAAATGATGCAATAGGCACAGCGCTTAAGGACTATCGAACATCACGAAGATAGACAAACATATCGTCCTAAGGGTGATTAAATAGACCAGATGTAATGAGGTGCATCACTCTGCGGACACACcttcctcttcctcacctctcagTGACAGCAGGCAGGATGAAGAACATCCAGAGGTGGATGCCGAATACCAGGATGATCTGGAAGATGAGCTTGCCCAGGACGGTCTTGCGGAGGTAGAGGGCTCGGTCGATGATCATGGTGCTGAACTGGATGAGCAGCATCACCAGGAAGGCCTCGGGCACCTGGTCCTCTGACAGCGTGGAGGCAATGTCTGCTGCGGCCGAGTGTTTCTGAGGCACAACGGGCGAACCGTTAAGTCCACAGAATGCTGTTATAGTGTCCTGTGACCAAGCACAGAGCTTCTAAAGATGGCGTTTTGATGGTTTCAATCGGAATAACATGTAGGTGGTGATGCAACAATGAGTAATACAATATCGGAATTGTTTTGGGAGGTTTGAGAGATTTTGCCGGCGCAGGTATAGGAATAGGTTGTGGGCCAAGAGTGGCCTCATACACAAAGTGAATTTCATTGCAGTCATGTAAACAGTACTCACTCCAAAGGCCCAGAACCCGAAGACAATGATGATGAAATCCACCACGTCAGTGAGGAACATGAGGGCGTAGACATCAGTGGCAGCACGGTACGGCGCATGTAAAATGTCACTGATGAATTCGTGACAAGGCTTGTAGACATCCCGCACACTACAAAGAGGATTGGGGAATCAAATCACAGTCTCATGCCCAAATACGGCAAGATTATAGAGGTCCACTGATTCGTACATCACAGTAATCGTGTCACAACCAACTACACTTCTAAATGCAAATCAAACCCCACAGAATGATTTACAAACAATAATAACATTATAGAATCCACTTGTTATGTAATTGTGTGACGTCTGTATTGTCTGACGCGCTCTCCAGTGAGTGACTTCTGTGTACTTACGCTGTGATGGTGAGGTGCTTGATCTTCTCTCCCGCTGCTATCAGCTTCTTACTGGCTGCCTCTCTACGCTTACCCTTCTGTTTCTTCTTCTGCTCCTTCTTCTCAGCCTTGATATCTAAGGCTTCTAGAATCCAAACAGAATACAAATCATTTCACTGTAACTCGGAGGAGGGCAGTCATAAGGACACACAAGCCCTTAATTCATGAACGTGAACTACTGCTAGTTTCTTTAACTCACCTTTGCTTAGTTGTTTTTTCTTGCGGAAGCGCATGATGCTGCCTTTCTTCTTGGGTCCCTCCACAGGCAGGCTGGGGGGTGGCTCTGGGGTAGGGGCTACGCTGGTGCTGGGCTCTGGTTCAGGCTCTGGTTCGTCCTTTTGGTTCTTGTCCGGTATGAGTTCCTCCAGGTCCATGAGGCTGGGTCCTGGGCTGGGATGGACAAGGACCTccaccccttctcctccctccttcttgtTGGCCTCCTTTGATGGCCGTGAGGGCTTCTCCTCCAGAGCACATTCCTGGTCCCACAGGCCATACCGCTGGTGAGAGACAGTGAAGAAACAAAACCGTTATGAGTATTGAATCCAAATCTTGTGGTAAAAACGTATGATTATGAATGCCAAGGCCAACAGAGTCACGGCTGAGAGTTCAATGGTGGGCTGGTATACCTGTAGCAGTGAGCGATGGAAGAAGAGAGCCAGCAGCTGCAGTAGATCATAGCGGATGTAGTTATCAGTCTTCTCCAGGCCCAGGATACGAGGTGGGAAGAAAGGCTTGTCCTCGTTCAGCGTGAGCTCATATACACTGTTCCACGGGAAGAAACCAAACTGGAACAGGTACTTTACCACCACCATGACCTGAGTAGAACCGGAACCAACCAGAACGATGCAGAGGGAAACATAGTTTAACATAAAGAAACTTATCTAATACATGACCATCTGTTAAatgttatttgtatttatttttgtaaaaGCTAACAGCCTGGAACGGGAACAGAGTGGAATAAAGCCCTAAATTAGGCCTGGAAATCTGGAATGCAATTTGGTTTCTACCGTTGGTTTACACCAGGTGTTCAATAAAAAACAGTCTTACACATGACATACTTCACATCTTACGCATGTTTACACCACTTTAGCCAACGAAGgcaagaggagggagaagatagCATTGCACAGGTGCAGACGCTCACCATGTCTCAACAGGCTTGCGTAGGTGTGCACTACCATACTACATCGGTGCAACAATAACAATCCATAAACCAGCTCTGTCTTGGTACCAACATTTTCAAACCAACAACGACCAACCTCAGTGTAGACAATAGCGGTCATCCAGAACTTCTTGGTGGGGCGTGGCACGGCCAGCATGGCCCAGAGGAAGATGAGGATGGGCAGCACCACTGAGATGACAGAGGCCGTCACCATGTTGTTGAGCACGATGATGAAGTAGCACACCAGCTCTGAGTTGGCAGCCAGGAGGTTGTACAGGGCAAACTGCAGCTTCAGCAGACGGTTCTGAGAGGAGTAGAACTCTCTACACTGGACCAGCTCCTCCACAAAGAACTGCCTGAGTTAGAGGTATAGAGACATTGGGGTCAGTACAGTTCATACACGCAGGACATACACACGTGGGGAACAGTTGGCATTCTTGAGTCGATCAGGCTTGAAGCTGGAGTCTGTAGCATGTCAACTGTAAAGATCTTCTGGGAACATTATAAGGTGTATGTCAGTACCGATCAGTGAGCATCTCGCTGGCAGTCCTGGAGTGGCGGTAGCGGCTTATGCGCTGTGGTTCTGGCTCCACCCCCAACAGCTCCAAAGTGGGCTCTGAACAACACAGGGTGGTGCCGCTGTGACGCTCACGCTCGCTCAGCTCACGCTCGCTCAGCTCCTCCAGCTCCAACCCACTACAACATAACACACAGGTAAGCAAAACACTTAACACTGACTgaattatatactgaacaaataaatatataaatgcaacatgcaacaatttcaaagattttacagagttacagttcatatgaggaaatcagtcaattgaaataaatgtattaggccctaatttgtggcattgtgttgagtgacaaaactgcaaatttgattgtcccctgcacaagttgcacctgtgtaatgaccatgctgtttaatcagcttcttgatatgccacgcctgtcatgtggatggattatcttgtcaaaggagaaatgctcactgacagggatgtaaactaatttgtgcacaaactttgagggaaataagctt contains these protein-coding regions:
- the LOC109895463 gene encoding cytoplasmic tRNA 2-thiolation protein 2-like, whose product is MCQVDEEYNGQLDHRVTPRVSKKCVKCKENTTVLIIRAGDAFCRGCFKEYFIHKFRAMLGKNRVIFPGEKVLLAVSGGPASSSMLSQVQEGLSRDAPKKLRFVPGIIYIDEGGASGQSMEERKRTVAQLESVFRATNYHYHIVHLEQVLSLPSSVLEAGSSATGKPPTGSSYKAAVDHFIPTRKNQNQHPDLSVENAQSHLSNLSMQEVQNGVTSPITPEHTQALKRLFASVRTPTAKEDLLHTLRQHLILHTARTQGYTKVMMGDSCSRLAIKLLSNISLGRGASLATDTGFSDPRHGDVVIVRPMRDYSSKEIAYYNRMFDIPSVFIPGLDSKAQDKASIQRLTESFVTKLQTDFPSTVSTIYRTSEKLHTACPPQNTNTQLSAKCLLCVCALDTKLEEFSAYQATLISEQLSQRRGPGPEFTPGTTAAPGSPPASSAGQGHSSGGGQSQGCETGDGGCCSSAKEPETVDLKSLLCYSCRLTIKDMTALDALPQYILSEAERRRSQMREEISEFLLDEEEDEAIPRVNGS